Genomic DNA from Bacteroidales bacterium:
TGAAAAAGTTCGGAAAAACGGAAAGTAAATTAGCTAAAAAAGATATTATCTGTTTTTTAGAGAATCTTAAAAATTCTGAATTTTCAGGAGTAGTTACCAAAGACAAGATGATGGATAAAAAGTTTATTAGCTTTTTGTTCGAAAATGAATCTGAAATCAATATTTTTATACATTATACAGCTAAAGAAGATGTTGCTGAAAAAATTTTGTCTGAGGGGTTTAAATTTGTTAATTCATTTTATAAAACAGCTGAATATATTTATAACGATGAATTATACTTGATTCACCGCCATTATGAACGTAAACAATACGGACATTATGTTATTGTAATTTGCATCTCAAAAGATACATACAATCACTATTCTGACGAATTAAGCAAACTTAAAGTAAAAAATATTGATGTTGAACATATTTTAACTGAAACTCCTTCATACATTGATGAAAACTCAGATGAAATTTACACCTTCCCAAAACAGTTTATTAAAGGCTATTTTAATTACATGGATGAAACAATTGTAGAAAATCCTGAATTTAATTACAATTTTCATTCTGATGTATTTGATAAAAATCTTAAATCATTAACTAACGCAGCACAAGGCTGCAAATGAAAATATTTAGAATAAATAATTATTTATGTTAAACGATAAAAGTAGGCAGTTAACAGTATGCAGTTGGCAAAAATTTATTATACTTCGACAAGCTCAGCATATACTTTGCCTACTGCTAATTGTCTACTGTCAACTTGCTGATAGTAAAATACATAAATTCCGTTTTATTAAAAAAGTTTGTTAAAAAAACAAGTTTTTACAGAGTAATAATATAATTCTAAATGAAATTTAAAATTTTCATTTTACTGATTATTTTATTAAAACCGCTCATTTTATTTGCCCAAAATGAAAGGGGTTTGGAGTTAAATTGCGGATATGGTTATTACGAATCGTTTTCTGTCGGTGCAAAATATACTTATAAGCCTGAAATAAAATTTGGCTTTTTAATTGGAACCAATTTTAATCTTTTAAATAATGAAAAATATTATTCCGCAACATTAGAGAATAACATAGCAATTTTAAAACAAAGAAAAGACCTTAATGAGAATTATAAGTGGTATTGGACCAATAAAATAGTTTATTGGGATATGGAAAATGAATATTACCGGTTTAATGTTTTATCAATCGCTCCAGCAATAACACGAAACATTTATGTTAGTGAAAAAATTTATTTATCATTAGATATTGGTCCTTTATTTACTATAGTTTTAGAAAGTTACAGGAAAACATTTAAAGAAATTGGATGGCCATATCATGTCATGCCTAATTTTAAGTTCCAAATTGCTTATAAAATTTGATTTGAATGAATTTTTCAAAATTAAAATATATTATTCTTTCTATTATTTTTTTTGCATCATGCAAAAAAATCAAGTATTATCCAGATAATCCAATTGAAAATGTAGAAACTAAAATTCTTGCGCATCGTGGCGGAGGTCATTCCGGGATACAAGAAAATACATTAGCTTCAGTTCAGTACGGATTGAACCAACTTGATGGAGTTGAAGTTGATATTCAATTAAGCAAGGATCGAACTATTTGGTTATCACACAATGCTGAACTACCAACATGCACGGGAATTGATGTTGATTGTTTTGTTACAGCACATGATTATGAGATCATAGAATTAGATAGTTGTCTTGGTAATAATTATAATTTTTCAACATTAGACACTATATTCCATTATATTGCCGAATATTATCCCGAAAAATACATTTCTCTTGATGTTAAGGCATGGCATCCTTGTGATTTAGGTCATCTTGATGTTACAGGATTATTAAATGTTATTGCAGAAGAAATTATTAAACTCGTTGACAAATACAATTTACATAATCAGGTAATGGTTGAATCTGAAACAGCTACTTTTCTTAATTTTATAAAAAAACGAAGTAATAAAATTGGAATCTACCTTGCAACTATGGGCGATTTTGAAAGGGGAATGATGCTTGCATTGGAATCCGGCTATACAGGAATTTCTTTTAAATACAAGTATGATGAAAAAATCACACATGAGCATGTTCAACTGCTGCATAAAAAAGGTTTAAGAATTCAACTTTGGACAGTTAACGATGAAAACGATATTTTAGAAGCAATTTCGCTTAATCCTGATTTTATTCAAACGGATAATATTGATTTTGTTGTCGATAATGATTTGAAATATAATTGATATAATTTAACTTTAGTAAATAATTAAAATTATATAACATGAAGAAATTAATAATATTCATAATCGCAATATCCTGTTTTACAGTAGTTTTTTCGCAAAATCAGTCAGAAATTGACAGTTTAAATAAACTACTTACAAATACTAAAGAAGATACTGTTAAATACAAGATTTTGCTTGAATTATCTGATAAGTTAAAATATATTAATGTAGATTCTGCTATTAATTCTGCTGAACTTGCAATTGGAATTGCCAAAAAGAATAATCTATTAATAAAAGAATATGAAGCAAATAATATTCTTGCAGTAATTTATCGTAATCAATCTAAAAATAAAAAAGCAAGAAAATTATTTTTATATAACCTTAATATTGCAAATAAATTATCGGATTCTACTTCCATTGCTTCTGCATACGGAAATATTGCAAATACTTATATTTATTATAATAAATTCGATTCTGCAATATACTATTATTCAAATGCACTTGAAATATTTGAAAAAATACAACATACAAAAGGAATTGCAATTTTAAATGCAACTCTCGGTAATCTTTACCTTAAAATGGAAGAGTACGACAAAGCATTACATAGTTATTTAATTGCATGTAAGTTATTTAAAGATATAAATTTTGAATATTATTTGGCTATTTCAAGTATGAATATTGGTATTGTTTATCAAAATAAAAACAATTTAGATTCTGCTTTAATATACTTTAATATTGCAAAAACTAAATTTGAAGATATGAAAAAGTTTTTACTTTTAGGGCAATGTATCGGAAATATAGGCAAAGCACATTCATACAAAAAAAACTACTTAAAATCAATTAATTACTTTGAAAAAGCAGAAAAGTTTTTATTAAAATTTAATGCTTTAAGAGATTTAGCAATTATATATTATGAAACAGGAGTGGCGTATGACAGTTTGAACCAAAATAGTAAAGCAATAGATTATTATAATAAAGCTTTAAATATAGCAAAAGATGAAGAATATCTCAAAAATTGTGTTGAAGAATATAAAGCCCTTTCCGACATTTACAAAAAAACGAATAATTTTAAATCTTCTTTAAAATATTTTGAACTTTTTAAGATTTACTCTGATTCATTAATAGTAATTGAAAATACAAAAAATACTGATAAACTATTAATTGAATTTGAAACAAAACAAAAAGAAAATGAAATTAAAATACTAAAAAAAGATAAATTATTAAACAAAGAAAAAATCAGAAGACAAAACATTGTTATTTTATCAATAAGTTTTGTAATTGTCTTTTCAATATTATTGATTATAATTATTTATAAAAATTATAAAAGAAAAAAACATGATAACGAATTATTAGTACATCAGAATACTGAAATCAATCACCAAAAGGAAGAGATAGAAACACAAGCAAATTATTTACAACAGGCAAATATTAATATAATGCAACAAAAACAAGAAATTACCGATAGCATTAATTACGCAAGCAGAATACAAACAGCCGTTTTACCTTCCAAAAAACAGATAGAAGAAATTTTACCCGAACATTTTATTCTATTTAAGCCTCGCAACATTGTAAGCGGCGATTTTTACTGGACGCGAAAAGTAAATAAATACATTATAATTGCCGTAGCCGACTGTACTGGACATGGAGTTCCCGGTGCTTTTATGAGCATGCTTGGAATTTCGTTTTTAAATGACATAGTAAGAAAACAGAAAATAACACAGGCAAATCAGGTTTTAGAAGAATTGAGAAACCAAATAAAAACAACTTTAGACCAAACCGGCAAAGAAGATGAAGCAAAGGACGGAATGGATATTGCACTTTGTATAATCGACACAGAAACAAATAAATTGCAATATGCAGGTGCATATAATCCATTGTACATTATTCATAACAATCAAGGTGTTGAAGACACAGAAATAATTCAATTATCGCCTAATAATCAGCCTATTGGAACTTTCCCAAAAGAACAACCATTTAACAACAAAATGATTCAATTAAATAAAAAAGATACTTTGTATATGTTTTCGGATGGATATATTGACCAATTTGGATGTGATAATAAAGGAAAATTTCAATCAAAAAATTTTAAAAAATTATTACTTGATATTCATGATAAACCAATGATTGAGCAAAAACAATTCCTTGAAGAAACTTTTAATAAATGGAAAGGTAATATTGAGCAAATTGACGATGTATTAGTAATGGGAATCAGGATATAACAAACCAAAGAAATCCCGATTTAGAAAATATTGCTGAACAAAGTAAAGCAATTACAATTTCTTAATCGGGATTGATGATGTTTTGGTTATGGGGATTAAATATAAATTCATTAAAATTTAAAATATTAACTATCATATGTTGTACAGGATAATATGTTTTCATAAAACTATCAGGAAAACGAGATTTACGTTTTTCGGTGAATTTGAATTCAAATGCTTTTATTTTTCCATCAATTTCTTCTACCATATCAATTTCAGCACCATCATATGTTCGCCAAAAATATATATTAGTTAAAGGAAAATACTTCTCATTATATTTTAATCGTTCACAAACACAAAAATTTTCCCATATTGCACCTTTATCCAAACGAGTATTTATTGGTGAAAAATTGTTTATTAAAGCATTTCTAATCCCAATATCAAAAAAATAATACTTTTTACTCTTTTTTAGCTCATTTCTTAAATTTCTATTAAACGATGACAAACCGAAAATTACAAAGCTTTTTTCGAGCAAGTCAATATATTTTTCTACTGTTTTCATCGAAGTTCCAAGTGTTTTAGCTAACTCATTATACGAAACTTGTGATCCCAACTGATATGCTAATGCTTTTAACAATTTTCTTAAAAACGAAGGGTTCCTTATATTATCCATTGATAAAACATCTTTAAACAGATAATCAGAAGAAAGGTTTTGTAATAATATAGGCTTTTCATTAATTTTTCTGTCTATAATTCCAGGATATGAACCGAATAATAATAATTCTTCAAGATTTTCCACACACCACAACCATGACTTTTTTTCTACTATTTCTCTGATTGAAAGAGGATATAGTTTATATTTTATGTTTCTGCCGGTTAGCGGTTCTACAATTTTATTAGCTAATTCGAAACTTCCTGAACCTGTTGCAATAATTTTCTGAGTAAATTCAGGTAAATCATAAATAAGTTTTAAAACCAAGCCAATATCAGCAATTTTTTGTGCTTCATCTAATGCTACAATTTTTTTATTATTAAACAGCATTTTAATTTGTGTAAGATTTCTACTTTCCAGAATATCTTTTACATGTGGTCTTTCACAGTTTAATATAATCGCATTCTTATTATCTGCAAGAAGTTTATATATAAGCGTTGTTTTTCCAACTTGTCTTGCACCATAAATAATAATTATTTCTTTATTATTTAAACTTATAACTATTTCAGATTCAATTTCGCGTTTATACATATTGCTTTTTATTTACAAATATATAAATTTAAGCCTAATTATTAAAATATAATTTAAAATTTAAGCCTATTATTCTTATTTCGATATAAAATATCTAAAATTAACATCAATTAGTACAAACTTTCAGAACTTTAATATTTCACAATCACTTTCCTTTTCCATCTTCCTGTAAAATAATATGAAATTGAACAGCATAAGCCAAAAGTCCATGCTATTGGAATACCCCACCAAATTCCAATTTCACCGATTTCTAAACTTAAAAAATATGATACGGGAACTCTTATAAACCATAAAGCTAATAATGTAATGAACATTGGAACAATAGTATCTCCTGCTCCACGAAATACTGAAGTTACTGCAAACATAGATGAGAAAATTATATAAAACGAACTTACTATTGTTAAATAGCTTACTCCAATTTTTATAACTTCAGTATCTTTTGTAAACATTCCCATTAATTCTCTGCCAAATAATAAAGCAATAACTGTAGTCGCTATTGAAATAACAGAAGCCATAATTAATGTAGCTATCAAACCGTTTTTAACTCGTTCAGGTTTATTTGCTCCTAAGTTTTGTCCGACAAAAGCTGATAAGGCAGCAGCAAAATTCATGGCAGGGAGCATAGCAAACATATCAATTCTTCCAACAACCGAATAAGCAGCAATAACATCAGTACCAAAATCATTAACTATTCTATAAAGAGCCATCATTCCAATTGCTACGAACATTTGCTGCATACCTGACGGTAATCCTATGTAAATACTTTTTTTAAATATATATTTGTCAAAGTCAAGTTTTCTAAAATTTATTTTTATAAAAGAATGGTATTTATTCAAATATAATATTGCAAATATAAAAGCTCCGGCTTGTGCAATAACAGTGGCAATTGCGACACCTTCAATCCCCCAGTTCAAAACAACAACAAATAACAAGTCTAAACAGATATTAATAATTGTTGCAAATATCATAAAATATAAAGGTGTTTTTGAATCTCCAAGTCCTCTTAAAACAGCACTTATACCATTAAATCCAAATAAAAAGATAATTCCGCCTGCATAAATATTAAAATATAATTTTGCTTGAGGTATTATTTCTTCCGGCAATTTTATTAACCTGAAAATTTCATCACTAAAAGTAATTCCTATTATTGAAATAGCTATTGAAGAAAAAAACAATACAATATACATTGTATCAATAGCCTTTTTTACATTATTCATCTGCTTTGCACCGAAATACTGGGATATAATAATTGTTATTCCCGATGCAAAACCAATTACAAGAGATATTAATACAAAAATTAAGGGGAATGATGCTCCAACTGCTCCGAGTGCTTCTTTTCCAAGGTAATTTCCAATAATAATACTGTCAACAATATTATATAATTGCTGAAAAACATTGCCGAGCAACATTGGGATTGCAAAGTTAAATATTACCTTGCTGACATTTCCTGTTGTTAAATCTTTCATTCAAGATTCATATATCTAACCTGATTAATTAGCTTCGCTGAGCACTTCGTAGTTCATAAATTTTGGAATTTTAATGCAAGTAGTCAGGTTGACATCTGATTGCTATCGGAATTGACAGTAAGCAGTTGACAGTTGACAAAAGAATTTGCCTACTGTTAATTGTCAACTGTTAACTTGTTTGCTTTTTGCACGAATTATTATTTTTTTATATTTAAAATTAATATTTATTTGTGAATTATTCAAGCTAAAGCTTTTCTAATTCAATCGTAAAGTGCCTTAGTATAGGAGCTTCTTTAAGTATTTTAAAACCTTTTGATATTTTATCACGCCTGTCAAATACATTTTTTAAAGCAACTGCAATAACATCCATATGATTATTTGTATATACACGCCTCGGAATAGCTAATCTTAATAGTTCCAAAACAGGGAAACGGTTTTCTCTTGTTACCGGATCACGGTCGGCTAATAAGGGTCCTATTTCAACACCTCTTATTCCGGCTTCAAGGTACAATTCAATAGCTAAGGTTTGTGCCCTGAATTCTTCTCTTGGGAACTCCGGTAAAAATCTATTAGCATCAATAAAAATAGCATGCCCTCCAATTGGTTCCTGAATTGGAATGCCATATTCCAACAACTTGTTACCAAGATATTTAACCTGATTTATTCTTGTTTCAAGATAATCAAATTCCGTTCCTTCATCTAAGCCTTGGGCAAGAGCGTTCATATCTCTTCCTGACATACCGCCATAGGTAATATATCCCTCAAACATAATATTAAAGATTGTTGCTTTATTATATAATTCTTCATCTTTAAATCCAATAAAACCACCCATATTAACTATTGCATCCTTTTTGCTGCTCATAGTCATTCCATCGGCATACGAATACATTTCCCTGACAATTTCCTTTATTGATTTATTTTCATATCCTTTTTCTTTTATTTTAATAAAATAAGCATTCTCAGCAAATCTTGCTGAATCAAATATTACAGGAATACAGTATTTATAAGCTAATTTTCTGACTTCCTTAATATTTTTAATTGATACAGGCTGTCCTCCTGATGAATTACAAGTAACTGTAATTATTATAAAAGGAATTTTTTCTTTTGGATTACTTTTCAGTACATCTTCAAGTTTTTTAATATCAATATTCCCTTTAAAAGGATGTTGATCTTGTGTGTCAAATGCTTCATCAATTGTGCAATCTACAGGAATAGCTTTCCTAAATTCAATATGACCTTTTGTAGTATCAAAATGTGAATTTCCGGGAACTAAATCGCCTTCTTTTATCATTACAGAAAAAAGGACATTTTCAGCAGCTCTCCCCTGATGTGTTGGGAGAAAGTAATTAAACCCAAGAATATCTTTTATTGCTTTTTTTAATTTATAATATGATGAGGCTCCGGCATAACTCTCATCACCAAGCATCATCGCAGACCATTGTTTGTCACTCATAGCACCCGTACCGGAATCGGTTAACAAATCAATAAAAACCTGCTCACTTTTTAAATTAAACAGATTATATTTTGCATTTTTTATCCATGTTTCTCTTTCTTTTCGTGTGCTTTTCCTGATGGTTTCAACCATCTTAATTTTATATGATTCGGAAAATGGTAAATCCATAATTAAAATTTTAATATTGTTTTATAAAATTATGTTGAAATTT
This window encodes:
- a CDS encoding glycerophosphodiester phosphodiesterase, producing MNFSKLKYIILSIIFFASCKKIKYYPDNPIENVETKILAHRGGGHSGIQENTLASVQYGLNQLDGVEVDIQLSKDRTIWLSHNAELPTCTGIDVDCFVTAHDYEIIELDSCLGNNYNFSTLDTIFHYIAEYYPEKYISLDVKAWHPCDLGHLDVTGLLNVIAEEIIKLVDKYNLHNQVMVESETATFLNFIKKRSNKIGIYLATMGDFERGMMLALESGYTGISFKYKYDEKITHEHVQLLHKKGLRIQLWTVNDENDILEAISLNPDFIQTDNIDFVVDNDLKYN
- a CDS encoding SpoIIE family protein phosphatase; its protein translation is MKKLIIFIIAISCFTVVFSQNQSEIDSLNKLLTNTKEDTVKYKILLELSDKLKYINVDSAINSAELAIGIAKKNNLLIKEYEANNILAVIYRNQSKNKKARKLFLYNLNIANKLSDSTSIASAYGNIANTYIYYNKFDSAIYYYSNALEIFEKIQHTKGIAILNATLGNLYLKMEEYDKALHSYLIACKLFKDINFEYYLAISSMNIGIVYQNKNNLDSALIYFNIAKTKFEDMKKFLLLGQCIGNIGKAHSYKKNYLKSINYFEKAEKFLLKFNALRDLAIIYYETGVAYDSLNQNSKAIDYYNKALNIAKDEEYLKNCVEEYKALSDIYKKTNNFKSSLKYFELFKIYSDSLIVIENTKNTDKLLIEFETKQKENEIKILKKDKLLNKEKIRRQNIVILSISFVIVFSILLIIIIYKNYKRKKHDNELLVHQNTEINHQKEEIETQANYLQQANINIMQQKQEITDSINYASRIQTAVLPSKKQIEEILPEHFILFKPRNIVSGDFYWTRKVNKYIIIAVADCTGHGVPGAFMSMLGISFLNDIVRKQKITQANQVLEELRNQIKTTLDQTGKEDEAKDGMDIALCIIDTETNKLQYAGAYNPLYIIHNNQGVEDTEIIQLSPNNQPIGTFPKEQPFNNKMIQLNKKDTLYMFSDGYIDQFGCDNKGKFQSKNFKKLLLDIHDKPMIEQKQFLEETFNKWKGNIEQIDDVLVMGIRI
- a CDS encoding ATP-binding protein; translated protein: MYKREIESEIVISLNNKEIIIIYGARQVGKTTLIYKLLADNKNAIILNCERPHVKDILESRNLTQIKMLFNNKKIVALDEAQKIADIGLVLKLIYDLPEFTQKIIATGSGSFELANKIVEPLTGRNIKYKLYPLSIREIVEKKSWLWCVENLEELLLFGSYPGIIDRKINEKPILLQNLSSDYLFKDVLSMDNIRNPSFLRKLLKALAYQLGSQVSYNELAKTLGTSMKTVEKYIDLLEKSFVIFGLSSFNRNLRNELKKSKKYYFFDIGIRNALINNFSPINTRLDKGAIWENFCVCERLKYNEKYFPLTNIYFWRTYDGAEIDMVEEIDGKIKAFEFKFTEKRKSRFPDSFMKTYYPVQHMIVNILNFNEFIFNPHNQNIINPD
- a CDS encoding MATE family efflux transporter — its product is MKDLTTGNVSKVIFNFAIPMLLGNVFQQLYNIVDSIIIGNYLGKEALGAVGASFPLIFVLISLVIGFASGITIIISQYFGAKQMNNVKKAIDTMYIVLFFSSIAISIIGITFSDEIFRLIKLPEEIIPQAKLYFNIYAGGIIFLFGFNGISAVLRGLGDSKTPLYFMIFATIINICLDLLFVVVLNWGIEGVAIATVIAQAGAFIFAILYLNKYHSFIKINFRKLDFDKYIFKKSIYIGLPSGMQQMFVAIGMMALYRIVNDFGTDVIAAYSVVGRIDMFAMLPAMNFAAALSAFVGQNLGANKPERVKNGLIATLIMASVISIATTVIALLFGRELMGMFTKDTEVIKIGVSYLTIVSSFYIIFSSMFAVTSVFRGAGDTIVPMFITLLALWFIRVPVSYFLSLEIGEIGIWWGIPIAWTFGLCCSISYYFTGRWKRKVIVKY
- a CDS encoding tryptophanase, with translation MDLPFSESYKIKMVETIRKSTRKERETWIKNAKYNLFNLKSEQVFIDLLTDSGTGAMSDKQWSAMMLGDESYAGASSYYKLKKAIKDILGFNYFLPTHQGRAAENVLFSVMIKEGDLVPGNSHFDTTKGHIEFRKAIPVDCTIDEAFDTQDQHPFKGNIDIKKLEDVLKSNPKEKIPFIIITVTCNSSGGQPVSIKNIKEVRKLAYKYCIPVIFDSARFAENAYFIKIKEKGYENKSIKEIVREMYSYADGMTMSSKKDAIVNMGGFIGFKDEELYNKATIFNIMFEGYITYGGMSGRDMNALAQGLDEGTEFDYLETRINQVKYLGNKLLEYGIPIQEPIGGHAIFIDANRFLPEFPREEFRAQTLAIELYLEAGIRGVEIGPLLADRDPVTRENRFPVLELLRLAIPRRVYTNNHMDVIAVALKNVFDRRDKISKGFKILKEAPILRHFTIELEKL